One window from the genome of Erwinia sorbitola encodes:
- a CDS encoding RrF2 family transcriptional regulator: MLDIRFPTALQMVLCIAKADGEGQRCTSKILADGLDANPSFVRKMMVPLTRDGIIVSTLGRCGTTRLARPADQITLCEIYTSVIEDKPLMAGRPDVPALCVVSANACWYFKQLAKEAEQASLDVLAKRTVADALREILQRDSLNPDQRCAS; this comes from the coding sequence ATGCTTGATATTCGCTTTCCCACCGCTTTACAAATGGTGTTGTGTATCGCCAAGGCGGATGGCGAGGGGCAACGTTGTACCAGTAAAATTCTCGCCGATGGTCTGGATGCCAATCCCAGCTTTGTGCGTAAAATGATGGTGCCGCTGACGCGTGACGGAATTATTGTCTCCACGCTTGGCCGCTGCGGGACGACTCGCCTTGCTCGTCCAGCCGATCAGATCACCCTGTGTGAGATTTATACTTCTGTGATCGAAGATAAACCGCTTATGGCAGGGCGCCCGGATGTTCCGGCCCTGTGTGTGGTCAGTGCTAATGCCTGCTGGTACTTCAAACAGCTGGCAAAAGAGGCCGAACAGGCTTCCCTCGACGTGCTGGCTAAACGCACCGTAGCCGATGCTCTGCGTGAGATTTTGCAGCGTGACAGCCTCAATCCCGATCAACGCTGCGCATCATGA